The segment AGAGATTTAAGTCCGCAGGAAGAATGGGATTTATTAGAAAATCATTTTAACCGCGTTACTGATACTTGTATTCCGGAAGAAGAAGCTTTCCGCAGATTACAATCGCATTTATATGATATTTGGAACAATGCCAACTCAAAAGGAGAACGTTATTTTCCGCATGAGTTCATGTATCAGATGATTAATTCAGGTGTGTTGCAACAATATTATGAAATTGATCCAAAAGATTCCTGGATGGTGGCTGCAGCCGAAAAGAATTTGCCAATCGTAGTTCCGGGTTGGGAAGACAGTACCATGGGAAACATCTTTGCTTCCTATTGTATCAAAGGAGAATTTAATGCTACCACTATGAAAAGTGGTATCGAATATATGATGTGGTTAGCCGATTGGTATCCAAAAAACTCAACAGGAAAAGGATTAGGTTTCTTCCAGATTGGTGGTGGAATTGCAGGAGATTTTCCAATATGTGTAGTGCCAATGTTATATCAGGATATGGAAATGCACGAGGTTCCATTTTGGAGTTATTTTTGCCAAATATCCGATTCGACTACCAGTTATGGTTCATATTCAGGAGCTGTTCCAAATGAAAAAATTACGTGGGGGAAACTCGACATACATACACCCAAATTTATTGTTGAATCGGATGCAACAATTGTTGTACCTTTAATCTTTGCTTACATACTAGATTTATAAAATATTTTTTTATGAGAAGAATTATTGTAGACTATGCGAAACTAACCGGTGACATTCTGAATTTATTGGTAGATAAATTCCCTGAAGGTTACGACGATTCCGATATTATTCGTTTTAGAAATGCCCAAAACGAATTAATTGAAGCTGTTGAAGTTAAAACAGAAGACACTATTTACTTGGTGAAAGTGAGCACAAAACTGGCTAGTCGTATGGAAAAATATGACGAAGAAGAAGATATTGACTCTGTGGTTGAACCTATTGATCCAATCAAAGGATTAGACGATGATGATGATGCGCCAAATGAAAATGACGATGAGGAAGAAGAAGATTTGTTAAATGACAAAGGCGGTTCAGACGATGGCGATGACGACGATGATGATGACGACTTTGATGCCTCAGATAACTTTGTCGAAGACGAAGACGATGATGAATAAATAATTATAAATTTTGAATTATAAATGAAATCCCATGTTCCAAACGGAATTTGGGATTTTTTATTGATTCAATTTTGATATCTTCTTAATTTAAAATTCAATAAAATAATTTTCACAAATATCTTTCCTCAAAAACTCTCTGATGGTGATTTTGATGTCCAATAATGGTAAATCCTAACGCGCGAACAGACATTGGTTTATTGGAAGCGATTCCTATTCGTTGTAATTCTTCATTTGAAAATGATTTGAATAAAGACAAGGTTGCTTGTCTGACAACAGCCAACTCAGTCAATAAATCCTGAATGCTTCTCTTGTTTGCATTAGCTTCGTCAACATAATCATTCTCTTCAAAACTTGACAAAGGAGTTTGGTCGTTTCTGGCAAAGCGCAAAGCACGATAAGCAAATATTCTTTCAGCGTCAATCAGGTGCTGGATAATATCTTTGATGGTCCATTTTCCTTCAGCGTAGCGATAATCAAATTTATCCAACGGAATATTTTGCACAAATTTTATAAAGCGATGCACTGAGATTTCAAGTTCTTCTATTAAGGTATATTCTTCAGAAACTTGGTTGATATAAGTGGCAAAATGTCCAGCAAATTCTTCAGCTTGTAAATCGGATGGTTTCATGTAAATGATTTTTTAGTGTAGCAAAGTTCTGCATTTTATTTGCAAAAGACTAAGAACCCTGACGCTTCTTTTTACATTTTTTTAATCTGATATAGTGCCATCATCTGTTTTGCTTTTTCAATTTGACCAACACATTCTAATGATTTAGCGTAACGATAAAAGTAAACAGCTTCTAATTCATCCGGGCAGTATTCAAATAGTTGCGTATACCATTTGGCTGCGGTAACCAAATCATCTTCAAAAAAACGGTAATCTGCAACTGCTACAAGCATTTCCTCCGTTTTGTAGCCTTTCTCTAAAACCCTTTCATAGTTTTCAATGATTTTTATTTTGGTATATAACAACTTTCCATTTGGAACTGTTTGATCAACTTTGACAGGTATTATAACGGTCGGAGTAGTAACAACCGGAACAGATGATAGTTTGTCTACAACAGGTAATTCCTCTTTTGGTTTTACCTTTACGTATTTTGGTTTTATAACTCTGGTGTTGTCTGGTCCCAAATCATTTTTATCAACTAAATCTAAACTTGAAACCGCATAAGTCGTCGTTCTTCCGCCAAATTTCATGTTTATTTTTTCTTCGACAGCATAAGCTACGACTGCAACTTCTTCAGTAGAAGTTTTCTCGGGAGTTGGTTGTGCATTTTCAGTTTTCTTATTGGCTGTTGGGGCTTTATTGCTCTTCTGAGCAAAACCACTAGAAAAAAAAATAACTATAAAGAGAAGTACATAATTTTTCATATCAACTCAATTAAGATTATTGTCAATATTTAAAAACCATATCTAAGGTACAAAATTATCTGCTCCTTATCTTTATTTTTCAATGAATGTTATCAACCGATGTAGTGAGGTAAAGTACCTGAAATTTTTATGTTTTTTTAATTTGAAACAGCGCCATCATCTCTTTTGACTTTTCAGTTTGACCGATGCTTTTCAGTGATTCGGCATATCTGAAATAGTAAACGGCTTCTAATTCATCCGGGCAGAATTCAAATAGTTGTTCATACCATTTTGCCGCCGCTGGCATATCTTCAGCAAAAAAACGATAATCGGCTACAGCCTGAAGCATTGCTTCGGTCTTATATCCTTTCTCTAAAACTCTTTCGTAGTTTTCGATGACTTTTATTTTGGTAAACGCCGGAACAACAACCTCCTCTTTGGGTGGAGCTGGTTTTGCTTTTTCCGTTTTTTTATTAGTCGGGACTTTGCTATCCTTCTGAGCAAAACTGCTTACAGAAAGAAAAAACGCTATAAAGAAAAGGGCATATTTTTTCATATTAACTCAATTAAGATTATCGGTAACATTAAAAAACTTTGTCTAAAGTACACAAATAATCCAATCTCGTATT is part of the Flavobacterium sangjuense genome and harbors:
- a CDS encoding deoxyhypusine synthase family protein, translating into MSKGPISQFIEKHYLHFNAAALVDAAKGYEEHLLDNGKMLISLAGAMSTAELGKSLAEMIRQDKVHIISCTGANLEEDIMNLVAHNSYKRVPNYRDLSPQEEWDLLENHFNRVTDTCIPEEEAFRRLQSHLYDIWNNANSKGERYFPHEFMYQMINSGVLQQYYEIDPKDSWMVAAAEKNLPIVVPGWEDSTMGNIFASYCIKGEFNATTMKSGIEYMMWLADWYPKNSTGKGLGFFQIGGGIAGDFPICVVPMLYQDMEMHEVPFWSYFCQISDSTTSYGSYSGAVPNEKITWGKLDIHTPKFIVESDATIVVPLIFAYILDL
- a CDS encoding DNA primase — encoded protein: MRRIIVDYAKLTGDILNLLVDKFPEGYDDSDIIRFRNAQNELIEAVEVKTEDTIYLVKVSTKLASRMEKYDEEEDIDSVVEPIDPIKGLDDDDDAPNENDDEEEEDLLNDKGGSDDGDDDDDDDDFDASDNFVEDEDDDE
- a CDS encoding DinB family protein translates to MKPSDLQAEEFAGHFATYINQVSEEYTLIEELEISVHRFIKFVQNIPLDKFDYRYAEGKWTIKDIIQHLIDAERIFAYRALRFARNDQTPLSSFEENDYVDEANANKRSIQDLLTELAVVRQATLSLFKSFSNEELQRIGIASNKPMSVRALGFTIIGHQNHHQRVFEERYL